A stretch of Treponema vincentii F0403 DNA encodes these proteins:
- a CDS encoding DUF2715 domain-containing protein, producing MKLNGILGVTVNAAMNRRVKKGIALLSLLFICIPFCAAEITFSPGIGGTVHTVQSFFEIQNAEDPEHSVVSEKAVTYTIPVPSSGLDIHFTHESSGFTLSVINNIGFPITLFKKGGFGNETQRVIGFILDEQVLFGYTYGVKQPFSIHFGIGPGAALGHFWTLQNVQISENVYYTVTPIALHLGVQYLFTQHVGIAIGIHDMLGVSGIFLSDKSSNSSAEKRKVTGTVGLGNTFTLRIAATLRF from the coding sequence ATGAAATTAAACGGCATTCTTGGAGTTACGGTAAATGCGGCTATGAATAGACGGGTAAAAAAGGGCATAGCACTATTGTCTCTTTTGTTTATTTGCATTCCTTTTTGCGCTGCAGAAATTACTTTTTCTCCCGGTATAGGAGGAACTGTCCATACGGTACAGAGCTTTTTTGAAATACAAAATGCAGAAGATCCGGAACATTCGGTGGTGTCTGAAAAAGCTGTTACGTATACCATACCGGTTCCATCAAGCGGCTTGGACATACACTTTACCCATGAAAGCAGCGGTTTTACCCTGAGTGTTATCAATAATATAGGGTTCCCGATTACGCTCTTTAAAAAGGGCGGTTTTGGGAACGAGACTCAGCGTGTTATAGGCTTTATTCTTGATGAGCAAGTACTGTTCGGGTATACCTATGGCGTTAAGCAGCCGTTCAGCATTCATTTCGGTATCGGGCCGGGAGCTGCACTGGGACACTTTTGGACACTGCAGAATGTGCAGATTTCAGAAAATGTATATTATACCGTAACACCGATTGCACTACACCTTGGAGTACAGTATCTCTTTACACAGCACGTCGGCATCGCAATCGGCATACACGATATGCTCGGTGTCTCCGGTATTTTTCTCAGCGATAAAAGCTCAAATTCGTCTGCAGAAAAGCGTAAAGTTACCGGAACTGTTGGGCTGGGAAATACCTTTACACTCAGAATCGCCGCTACTCTAAGGTTTTAG
- a CDS encoding peroxiredoxin: MDERNNMPLLGDTFPTLKVQTTQGPMTLPADLKGSWFIVFSHPADFTPVCTTEFVGFQELMPEFEKLGVKLVGLSVDQVFSHIKWIEWMKDKLNVQITFPVIAANDSIANALGLLHPGKGTNTVRAVFIVDPEGTLRLVLYYPQEIGRNMDEILRAVKALQISDKEDVALPANWPNNGLIKDHAIVPPASNVKDAQKRLKEYEGFDWWFCHKALK; encoded by the coding sequence ATGGACGAAAGAAATAACATGCCGCTCTTAGGCGATACATTTCCCACTTTGAAAGTTCAAACCACACAAGGCCCGATGACATTACCGGCAGACCTGAAAGGTTCGTGGTTTATCGTGTTCAGCCATCCTGCTGATTTCACTCCCGTATGCACAACCGAATTTGTCGGCTTTCAGGAACTGATGCCCGAATTTGAAAAACTCGGTGTAAAATTGGTCGGTCTTTCCGTCGATCAGGTATTCAGTCATATCAAATGGATTGAATGGATGAAGGACAAACTCAATGTGCAGATTACCTTTCCGGTTATCGCTGCAAACGATTCCATTGCAAATGCACTCGGACTGCTGCACCCCGGTAAGGGCACAAACACGGTTCGTGCGGTATTCATTGTCGATCCCGAAGGAACACTCCGGTTGGTACTGTATTATCCGCAGGAAATCGGCAGAAACATGGACGAAATTTTGCGTGCGGTAAAGGCATTGCAGATTTCCGACAAAGAAGATGTGGCATTGCCTGCTAACTGGCCGAATAACGGTTTGATTAAAGATCATGCAATTGTACCGCCGGCTTCTAATGTAAAAGATGCACAAAAGAGACTGAAGGAATACGAAGGCTTTGACTGGTGGTTCTGCCACAAGGCATTAAAGTAA